The Emys orbicularis isolate rEmyOrb1 chromosome 14, rEmyOrb1.hap1, whole genome shotgun sequence genome includes a region encoding these proteins:
- the CKLF gene encoding chemokine-like factor: MVEVNTGYPRSLPGALKIARLVVAFVTFICFAASKSHEAFIALAIMEFVITLLFFGLYLLKLDKKMKFLFWPLADIFNSLIAVLFFIIVCLCAIIIKTTTGTLVGGVFGLLLVVLCIADSVLLFKKITFNKPRGRNVITR, from the exons ATGGTGGAGGTGAACACCGGCTACCCCCGCTCCCTGCCGGGAGCGCTGAAAATCGCCCGCCTG GTTGTTGCATTTGTAACATTCATCTGTTTTGCTGCCTCGAAATCCCATGAAGCCTTTATAGCACTTGCAATCATGGAATTTGTCATCACTTTGTTATTCTTTGGGCTATACTTGCTAAAACTAGATAAAAAGATGAAATTCTTATTTTGGCCTTTAGCT GATATTTTCAACTCATTGATTGCAGTTTTGTTCTTTATCATTGTGTGCCTGTGTGCAATAATAATCAAGACCACGACTGGGACTCTGGTTGGAGGA gTCTTTGGTCTTCTGTTGGTTGTTCTTTGTATTGCAGATTCTGTTCTTCTTTTCAAGAAGATTACATTTAATAAGCCAAGAGGAAGGAATGTTATTACCAGATAA